In Streptomyces sp. TLI_146, the genomic stretch GAAGACCTGATCGCCGAGGCGGCGGCCGCCCCCGTGGACGGCTGGGACTTCTCCTGGCTGGACGGACGGGCCACCGAGGAGCGGCCGTCCTGGGGGTACGCCCGTGCCATGGCGGCGCGCTGGGCCCGGGCCACGGCCGCCCTCGACGTGCAGACCGGCGGCGGCGAGGTCCTGGCGGCCGTCCCGCAGCTGCCGCCGCTCGCGGTCGCCACCGAGGGGTGGCCGCCGAACGTCGCCCGGGCCACCGCCCTGCTGCACCCCCGGGGCGTCGCGGTGGTGGCCGACTCCGACGAGCCGCCGCTGCCGTTCGCGGGCGGCGCCTTCGACCTGGTGACCAGCCGTCACCCCGTCCAGACCTGGTGGCCGGAGATCGCCCGGGTGCTCACCCCGGGCGGCACCTACTTCTCCCAACAGGTCGGGCCCGCCAGTGTGTTCGAGCTCGTGGAGTACTTCCTGGGCCCGCAGTCCGCCGACGTCCGGGGCCGGCGCGACCCGGGCAAGGCGCGCGCCGAGGCCGAGGCCGCCGGGCTCCAGGTGGCGGACCTGCGCCAGGAGAAGCTGCGCACCGAGTTCCACGACATCGGCGCCGTCGTCTACTTCCTGCGCAAGGTGATCTGGATGGTGCCGGGCTTCACGGTCGAGGAGTACGAGGACAAGCTGGCGGCGCTGGACGAGCAGATCCGTACCGACGGGCCCTTCGTCGCGCACACGACACGGTTCCTCATCGAGGCGAGGAAGCCCCTGCGCTCCTCCTGAGCGGCCTAGCATCCGACCATATGGAACGGATGCGGACAATCAGCAACGAAGTGTCCTCGCTGCGGCTGCGGGGTGTCGCCGCGCTTCCCAGCCGCCGGGGCCCGCGCACGGCGCCGCCCGCCCTCCTGTGGTGGGGGTGGGCCGCCGCGCTCTTCCTGCTCTACGCCGCCGTCGGCGCCCGCCGCCAGGCGCTGATCCGCACCACCGGCTACGACCTCGGCATCTTCGAGCAGGCCGTGAAGGCGTACGCGCAACTGCGCGCCCCCGTCGCCCCGTTGCGCGGCGACGGTTTCAACCTGCTGGGCGACCACTTCCACCCCGTGCTCGTCGTCCTCGCGCCGCTGTACCGGATCGCCCCGTCCCCGTACACCCTGCTCTTCGCCCAGGCCGCCCTGCTCGCCCTCGCCGTCGTGCCGCTGGCCCGCCGCGCCCGGCAGGCGCTGGGCCGCCGCGCCGCCCATGTGATCGCCTTCGCGTACGGGCTGAGCTGGGGCATCGCCTCGGCCGTGGCGTTCGACTTCCACGAGGTGTGCTTCGCCGTCCCGCTCGTCTCGTACGCCCTGGAGGCGCTGGCCCTGCGGCGCTGGCGGGCCGCGGTGGCCTGGGCCGCCCCCCTTCTGCTGGTCAAGGAGGACCTGGGGCTGACCCTCGCCGCCATCGGCGGATACATCGCCTGGAAGGGGCGGCGCGGGCTTGGCCTGGCGACCGCCGCCGCCGGGCTGCTCGGCAGCGCCCTGGAGTTCAAGGTGCTGATGCCGTTCTTCAGCCCGGCCGGCACCTACGCCCACGCCGCCAACCTCGAACCCGCCCACGGCTCGCTGCTCGCCACCCTCGCCCTCGCCCCGCTCGACGCCGTACGCCCCGAGGTGAAGGCCACCACCCTGGTCCTGGTCTTCGCCCCCGCCGCCCTGATCGCCCTGCGCTCACCGCTGGCCTGGCTCGCCGTGCCGACGCTCGGCTGGCGGATGCTCTCCCAGAACGCCTTCCACTGGGGCACCTCGTTCCACTACACGGCCGTGCTGATGCCCGTCGTGCTGGCCGCCATGACCGACGCGCTCGCCCCCTACCGGCGCACCGGCGACGCCCTCGCCCGCCGCCACGTACGCGCCTCGCTCGCCACCACTGCGGCCGTCACCCTGGTCCTGATCCCGTCCTTCCCGCTCGCCCAGCTCGTCCACCGCTCCACCTGGCGCTCCACCGCGCACATCGCCGCCGCCCGCGACCTGCTGCGCCGCATCCCCGACGGCGCCACCGTCGCCGCCTCCAACCGCCTGGTGCCCCAGCTCACTTCCCGTACCGACGTGGTGCTCTTCCCGACCTACCCGGTCCACTGGCGGCTGTACGACACCGGCGCGGCGGTGCCCCCGCCGACCGCCCAGTGGATCCTCTACGACCGGGTGCCCGCCGAGTCCTGGCCCTACCCACCGGGCTACTGGCCCTACCCGAAGGACCGTCAGGAAGCCGAGCTGGCCAAGGCGGAGCAGGCCTACGGGTACCGGGTCGTGGCCCAGCGGGACGGAATCACCCTGCTCAGACGTTGAGGACGGCGACGGACGTACGAGACGAGGGAGATCCATGGGCAGGCACACCAAGGGCGACGTCAGCTACAGCTGCGGGCTCGACGCGGCGGTGGACGTGGTCGGCGGGAAGTGGAAGCCGCTGATCCTGTGGGCGCTGCACGACGGCACGTACCGCTTCGGCGAGCTCAGGCGCCGGGTCGAGGGCGTCACCGAGAAGGTCCTCGTCCAGCAGCTGCGCGAGCTGGAGACCGACGGGATCGTCCACCGCGAGGTCTACGGGGAGGTGCCGCCCCGGGTGGAGTACTCGCTGACGCCGCGCGGCCAGGCGCTCAACACGGCACTCACCCCCTTGGGTGAGTGGGGTGAGGCACACATGGAGTGGATCCTGGAGGTGAAGACCGGCTCACGCAGTGTGGCCTGAGCCGGTCCGCACCGCCCTGACCTGCACGGTCAAAGAAGCGTTCCGGCATCGGGTCCCCCTTGTGGGTCAGCCGTGGGGGGTGCCTCCTCAGTGCCCCCGCGGTTTCGGAGCGTAGTTTCGGCATGCCGTGGCACCCAGGACCACTTACGAAGGGTTATGGTGGAAACCCCCCCTCGGGCCGGTCCGTATCCCCCCCACGGACCGGCCCGTTTTTCGTCGGCACCGCTCGGTGCCGGTTCCTGTGGATCCGCTGTCAGTTGGCGATCACCGGGGTGATCAGCCGCGCCCGGCCCAGATGTTGGTGCCCGCGGTGTCCACGGCGAAGGTGTCGATCTCCTTCAACTCCTCGGCCGTCAGCGGCGGTCCGGCGAGCGCCGCCACGTTCTCCTCCAGCTGCTTCACGCTGGACGCGCCGATCAGCGCCGACGTCATCCGCGGGTCGCGCAGCACCCAGGCGATCGCCAGCTGGGCCAGCGACTGGCCGCGCCGGGCGGCGATGTCGTTCAGCCCGTTCAGCCGCCGGGTCACCTCGTCGCTGAGCAGCTGCGGGTCGAGCGACTTGCCCTGGGTGGCCCGCGAGCCCTCCGGGATGCCCTTCAGGTACTTATTGGTGAGCAGCCCCTGCGCCAGCGGCACGAAGGAGATGCAGCCCATCCCCGCCTCTTCGAGCGTGTCGAGCAGCCCGTCGTCCTCCGTCCAGCGGTTGATCATCGAGTACGACGGCTGGTGGATGAGCGCCGGGACGCCCATCTCCTTGAGGATCCGCGCGGCCTCGGCGGTCTGCTCGCTGGTGTACGAGGACACGCCCACGTACAGCGCCTTGCCCTGCTGGACGGCGGACGCCAGCGCGCCCATCGTCTCCTCCAGCGGGGTCTCCGGGTCGAAGCGGTGCGAGTAGAAGATGTCGACGTGGTCCAGGCCCATCCGGCGCAGCGAGGCGTCCAGCGAGGACAGCAGGTACTTGCGGGAGCCCCACTCTCCGTACGGGCCCGGGTGCATCAGATATCCGGCCTTGGTGGAAATGATCAGCTCGTCCCGGTACGCCCGGAAGTCCTGGCCGAAAATCTTCCCGAAGTTGAGCTCGGCTGAGCCGGGCGGCGGGCCGTAGTTGTTGGCCAGATCGAAGTGGGTGACACCGAGGTCGAAGGCGCGGCGCAGGATCGCGCGCTGCGACTCCAGGGAGCGGTCGTCGCCGAAGTTGTGCCACAGGCCCAGGGAGAGCGCGGGCAGCCTGAGGCCGCTGCGGCCGGTCCGCCGGTACTCCATGGAGTCGTAGCGGTGCTCGGCGGCCAGGTAGTGGAGGGGGAGTGATTCAGTCACGTTTCCCTGCTTATCACGGACTTGTGACAGGCCGAGTTGGGCCGCTGTGACCCGTCCGCAGTACTGTGCCTTCCTCGGGGGTGCCCCCAGGCCCGTCAGGCACTGGGCGAGGGCCGTGCGATGCCGCGGCGGCCCCCGGAAGCAATCGAGAGGGTGGAATCGGTGAACTTGCGCGACCTGGTGTACGGGCTCTACGCACGCCGGGTGGAAGGCCGCCTCGACCACGACCAGGTGCCCAAGCACATCGGCGTCATCCTGGACGGGAACCGGCGCTGGGCGAAGGCGTCCGGCGGCAGCCCCGAACAGGGGCACCAGGCGGGCGCGAGCAAGATCCACGAGCTGCTCGGCTGGTGTGCCGAGACGGACGTCGAGGTCGTGACGCTCTGGATGCTGTCCACGGACAACCTGGACCGGCCCGACAACGAGCTGGTCCCGCTCCTGGGCATCATCGAGGGCGTGGTGCGCGATCTGGCGGCGGACGGCCGCTGGCGCGTCCACCACGTCGGCACGATGGACCTGCTGCCCGCGCGGACGCAGTCGGTACTCAAGGAGGCCGAGCAGGCCACCCATGACGTCGGCGGGATACTCGTCAACGTCGCCGTGGGCTACGGCGGCCGTCAGGAGATCGCGGACGCGGTCCGCTCGCTGATCCTGGACGCCGCGTCCAAGGGGACCAGCTTCGAGGAACTGGCCGAGATCGTCGACGTCGACCACATCTCGGAGCACCTCTACACCCGCGGCCAGCCCGACCCGGACCTGGTGATCCGCACCAGCGGCGAGCAGCGGCTGTCCGGATTCATGCTGTGGCAGTCCGCTCACTCCGAGTACTACTTCTGCGAAGTGTTCTGGCCCGCCTTCCGCAAGGTCGACTTCCTGCGCGCACTGCGCGACTACGCGGCGCGCCACCGGCGGTACGGGACCTGATCCGTCCCCTCATGTCCCACCACGTCACGATCCGTTCCGACGGGTCCTGACCGGGAGTCGATCCCTTTGGTCCCCACCAAGCGCATATGCCTGTGCATGGCCGCGCTTGTTCGAGGGAATACCCCCTCCAGTTGAACGGCCAGAAGTGGCCGCTCACCCGGGAGGCCCTTTGCACCAGGACGCGCGTGCACAGTGCACGGACGGAGCGGAGGGCCGGAGCTCGGCCCGCGCATCGTGGCCACAGCCCGGCCCCCACCCCCGCGACGCCGTCGCACCCCGACCTCTTCCGAGGGGGTACGTCCTTCCGTGGTGACCAGCACAAAGCGCCGCATGCCCGACCGGCGCACCTACGTCCTCGACACCAGCGTCCTGCTGGCCGACCCCAACGCCATGGCCCGGTTCGACGAGCACGAAGTGGTGCTCCCGATCGTCGTGGTCACGGAACTGGAGGCGAAGAGGCACCATCCGGAACTCGGCTATTTCGCCCGTCAGGCCCTGCGCCTGCTCGACGACTTCCGGGTCCGGTACGGCCGCCTCGACGCACCCATCCCGCTGGGCGACCTCGGCGGCACGCTCCGCGTCGAGCTCAACCATTCTGATCCCGGCGTGCTGCCCGCCGGCTACAGGTTGGGGGACAACGACTCACGGATCCTCGCCGTCGCCCGCAATCTCCAGGCCGAGGGGTACGACGTCACCGTCGTCTCCAAGGACCTGCCGCTGCGGATCAAGGCGTCGTCGGTAGGCCTGCTCGCCGAGGAGTACCGGGCGGAACTGGCCATCACCGACTCGGGCTTCAGCGGAATGTCCGAACTGTCGCTCTCGGGCGAGCAGGTGGACCTTCTCTACGAGGAGGAGACGCTGTACGTGCCGGAGGCCGCGGGCCTGCCGGTGCACAACGGCCTGGTGCTCCAGTCAGAGCGGGGCAAGGCCCTGGGCCGCGTCACGGCCGACGGCAACGTCAAGCTGGTGCGGGGCGACCGGGAGGCGTTCGGCCTGCGCGGCCGCAGTGCCGAGCAGCGCATCGCGCTCGACCTGCTGCTCGACCCGGACGTCGGCATCGTGTCGATGGGCGGCCGGGCCGGCACCGGCAAGTCCGCGCTGGCCCTCTGCGCGGGCCTGGAAGCGGTCCTGGAGCGCCGCCAGCACAAGAAGGTGATGGTCTTCCGCCCGCTGTACGCGGTGGGCGGCCAGGAGCTCGGCTATCTGCCCGGCTCCGAGGCCGAGAAGATGGGCCCGTGGGCGCAGGCGGTGTTCGACACGCTGTCGGCGGTCACCACGCGCGAGGTGATCGAGGAGGTGACGTCGCGCGGCATGCTGGAGGTCCTGCCGCTCACCCACATCCGCGGCCGCTCCCTGCACGACGCGTTCGTGATCGTGGACGAGGCCCAGTCGCTCGAACGGAACGTCCTGCTGACCGTGTTGTCCCGGATCGGGGCGAATTCACGGGTGGTGCTCACCCATGACGTGGCCCAGCGGGACAACCTGAGGGTCGGCCGGTACGACGGAGTGGTCGCCGTCGTGGAGAAGCTGAAGGGCCATCCGCTCTTCGCGCACGTCACCCTCACCCGCTCCGAGCGGTCGCAGATCGCCGCACTGGTGACCGAAATGCTGGAGGACGGCCAGATCTGATCCCGTATGCCCCAAAGGGCGCCGCCCGCGAAGCCGTTGAGCTTAGCCGGGCGGCGCCTTTTCGTGTGCCCGATCCGGCAAAACCCCTGGGGCGGAGGGGATGTGAGGTTTCACACGCAACGGGGAATTGCCTTGCGGCATCGCTCTCCGGCAGAGTCTTGCATCCGTCAGGCCCCGCATACGGCACACCTGTACCTCGTAACTCAATAGCGTCGCCGTATGCCGCCCGAGCACCACGCGGCGCTCCCGCAAGGGAGTTGCCCACCGGGTCAGTTCCTCCCGTGACCTGAGCAGTTGGGAGGAGAGAGCCAGGGGCACGATTGCGTCCGTCAGGTCACCAGTGCGGGCGCTGCTGGAAGGAAACCGTGTGAGCCGGATCTCGGTCCGGGGATTCGCGGTGGCGTCAGCCACTGCGGTCACCACCGTCGGTGCCGTCGTCGGCGTTGCCTCGGGCGCGCCGCAGTCCACCTCGAACGACAACGTCGAGGCGACCGCTGCCGACACGACGCTTCTTGCGGACATACCCGCGGGCCAGCAGGCCCAGGTGCAGACCGCGTCCCTGACGCAGCAGGCGGACGCGCAGTCCGCCCAGGCGAGCGCCGCGGCGAAGAAGTCCGCCGAAGAGGCCGCCCGCCTCCAGGCCGCCAAGGACGCCAAGTCCAAGAAGGAGTCGGCGGACGAGAAGGCGAAGGAGCGTGAGCAGGAGCAGATCGCCAGCCGGTCCGCGACCCGCGACCCCGCCTCGTTCCCGCAGCAGAGCTCCTACACGGTGGAGCAGGTCAAGGCCATCGCCCGGCAGATCGTGCCGGCCGACCAGTTCCAGTGCTTCAGCAACATCGTGAACCACGAGTCGACCTGGAACTACCTCGCGGTCAACTCCAGTTCCGGTGCGTACGGCCTGGTCCAGGCGCTGCCCGGGTCCAAGATGTCCTCGGTGGGCTCGGACTGGCGGACCAACCCGGCCACGCAGATCAAGTGGGGCCTGAACTACATGAACTCCAGCTACCACAGCCCGTGTGGCGCCTGGTCGTTCTGGCAGGCCAACAGCTGGTACTAGGGCACAATCTTTGCCCAGGGCAACTCAACCTTTCGAAGCCCCTCGCCGTCCTTCGGTGAGGGGCTTTGCCCGTGTACGGTCGGAGGCGACGACTCCGGGTGGGGGGAGTGGTGGGGACGCGCGGCGGGGGAAAGGGAAACGGCGGCATCATGTCGAAAGTGCCGGGGCTGCTCGGAGCGCTGGGCGCCGGTCTGACCCGTATGGGAGAGCGGCTGGACGAACGCCGCGTCGAGACCGAGGCGCGGGCGGACGCGGGCCTGGACGAACCGGGCCGTCCGGCGAGCAGTGACGATTCGGCAGACGGTTCGGCAGTAGCGGCAGGGGTTCCTTCGCAGGTGTCCGCCGAGGCTTCCTCGCAGACGTCCGCCGCGGTTCGTACGCAGGCGTCCGCCGCCCCGGGGGCCGAGGAAGCAGCCGCCGAAAGCGCCACCGGCTCCGCCCGGCAGGCCGCCCCCGACCACGTCCCCGCACCTCCCGCCTACGCCCCCGCCGTCGCCGCGCGGCCCGACCCCGTGGCCGCCGTGCCGTGGGGGATGCGGGTTGCCGCCGAGATCGGCTGGCGGCTGCTCGTGCTCGCGGGCACGCTGTGGGTGCTGATGCGGGTCATCAGCGCCGTACGGCTCGTGGTCCTCGCGTTCGTCGCCGCGCTGTTCATCACCGCGCTGCTCCAGCCGACCGTCTCCCGGCTCACCCGCAAGGGCCTGCCCCGAGGCCTGGCGACCGCTGTCACCGCGATCCTGGGCTTCATCGTGATGGGCCTGATCGGCTGGTTCGTGGTCTGGCAGGTCATGGACAACCTGGACACGCTCTCCGACAAGGTCAGAGCGGGCATCGAGGAGCTCAAGCGCTGGCTCCTCAACAGCCCGTTCCATGTCACCGAGGACCAGATCAACCAGGTCGCCAAGAACCTCAGCGACACCATCGGCCACAACACCAACGAGATCACCTCGGCGGGCCTCCAGGGCGTGACCGTCCTCGTCGAGGTGCTCACCGGCATTCTGCTGGCGATGTTCTCGACGCTCTTCCTCCTCTACGACGGGAAGAACATCTGGCACTGGGTGCTGCGGCTGGTCCCGGAGCAGGCCCGGCCGGCGATGGAGGGCGCGGGGCCGCGCGCCTGGCGCACGCTCACCGCGTATGTGCGGGGCACGGTGATAGTGGCTCTGATCGACGCGATCTTCATCGGCCTGGGGATCTACTTCCTGCACGTCCCCATGGCCGTGCCGCTGGCCGTCTTCATCTTCCTGTTCGCCTTCATCCCGCTGGTGGGCGCGGTGATCTCGGGCGCGCTCGCGGTGGTGGTCGCACTGGTCACCGAGGGTGTGTTCACGGCGGTGATGGTGCTGGCCGTGGTGCTCCTGGTGCAGCAGATCGAGGGCCATGTGCTCCAGCCGTTTATTCTGGGCCGCGCGGTCCGCGTCCATCCGCTCGCCGTGGTGCTCTCGGTCGCCGCGGGCGGCCTGATCGGCGGGATCGGGGGCTCGGTGGTGGCGGTGCCGCTGGTGGCGGTGACGAACACGGTGGTGGGGTATCTGCGGGCCACGGCGAGGGAGAACGCGCTGCGGAGCGCGGCGCCGCCGTCCCCGGCGGAGGAGTAGGTGCTCGTTCGCCTGCGGGTCCGCTGTGGCTGGTCGCGCAGTTCCCCGCGCCCCTGAAGGGGCACCCATCCTGCGCAGCGAGAAAGGCCCCCGCCGACGTGATGTCGACGGGGGCCTTCGCGTACGTACGGCGCTCCGTGGTGCCTGCTTTTGGGGGCGCGGGGAACTGCGCGAGCAACCCACCACCGGCCCGCAGGCAACCACGTACCTACTCGGCCAGCACGGACTCCGCGTCCAGCGTGACGCCCACCGCCTGGATCACCGAGGCGATCTTGAAGGCTTCCTGGATCGTCTCGCGGTCGACGCCCGCCTTGCGCAGGACCTGCTCGTGCGAGTCCAGGCACTGGCCGCAGCCGTTGACCGCGGAGACGGCCAGCGACCACAGCTCGAAGTCGACCTTCTCCACGCCCGGGTTGCCGATGACGTTCATCCGCAGACCGGCCCGCAGCGTGCCGTACTCCGGGTCGGAGAGCAGGTGGCGGGTGCGGTAGAAGACGTTGTTCATCGCCATGACCGCGGCAGCGGCCTTCGCGGCGGTGTACGCCTCGGGGGAGAGGTTGGCCTTGGCCTCGGGCTCCAGCTCGCGCAGGACCTTCGGCGAGCGCGCGGCGATGGCGCAGGCGAGGACCGTGCCCCACAGCTGCTGGGCCGGGAGCTCGCTGTTGCCGATGACCGAGCCGAGGTTCAGCTTCAGGTCCTTGGCGTAGTCCGGCAGGGCGGACTTCAGTTCGTCGAGAGCCATGTCAGGTCAGTCCGTTCACTCGCCGGAGAGCAGCGCGACCGGGTCCAGGGTGTTCTCGCCCTTGGTCCAGTTGCAGGGGCACAGCTCGTCGGTCTGGAGGGCGTCGAGGACCCGCAGGACCTCCTTGGGGTTACGGCCCACGGAACCGGCGGTCACCATCGTGAACTGGATCTCGTTGTTCTGGTCGACGATGAAGACGGCGCGCTGGGCGAAGCCGTCCTCGCCCTCGATGCCGAGGTCACGCATGAGCTCGTGCTTCGAGTCGGCCATCATCGGGAACGGCAGGTCGGTGAGGTCCGGGTGGTCCTTGCGCCAGGCGTGGTGCACGAACTCGGAGTCGCCGGAGAAGCCGAGGATCTGGGCGTCACGGTCGGCGAACTCGTCGTTCAGCTTGCCGAACGCGGCGATCTCGGTCGGGCACACGAAGGTGAAGTCCTTGGGCCACGCGAAGACGATCTTCCACTTGCCCTCGTAGGTCTTGTGGTTGATCTGCTCGAACTCCTTGCCGCTTTCCAGCGACACGCAGGCGGTCAGGTCGAACTCGGGGAACTTGTCACCGACAGTGAGCACGCGCTCTCCTTGCGATCGGGAAGGGTCCTTTTTGGGGGCTTCCCTGGGGGTTGGACGGATTACGGATGCTGCCACAGGAGGCATTGATCAGTGAAATAGCTAGACTCGGTCATCGTGATCGGAGGTGCTTATCAGTGGCTATAAGTAATGGTGCGGGCGGCGCGGCCGGTGCGGGCGCGCCACGGGGCCGTACGGCGGCCAAGCCCGTCAAGCAGCCGAGCCTCGCGCAGCTGCGGGCGTTCGCGGCGGTGGCCGAGCATCTGCACTTCCGGGACGCGGCGGCGGCGATCGGGATGAGCCAGCCCGCGCTGTCCGGGGCGGTCTCCGCGCTGGAGGAGGCGCTCGGGGTGCAGCTCCTGGAGCGCACCACGCGCCGGGTGCTCCTGTCGCCCGCCGGGTCGCGTCTCGCCGTGCGGGCGAAGGCGGTCCTGGAGGCGGTAGGCTCGCTCCTGGAGGAGGCCGAGGCGGTACGGGCGCCGTTCACCGGGGTGCTGCGGCTCGGGGTGATCCCGACGGTGGCGCCGTATCTGCTGCCCACCGTGCTGCGGCTGGTCCACGACCGGTATCCCGAGCTGGACCTCCAGGTCCACGAGGAGCAGACGTCGTCGCTGCTCGACGGGCTGGCGGCGGGGCGCCTGGACGTCCTGCTGCTCGCGGTCCCGCTGGGCGTGCCCGGGGTGACCGAACTCCCGCTCTTCGACGAGGACTTCGTGCTGGTGATGCCGCAGGATCACTGGCTGGGCGGGCGTACGGACGTGCCGCGCGAGGCTCTGCGCGAGCTGGATCTGCTGCTGCTCGACGAGGGGCACTGCCTGCGGGACCAGGCGCTGGACATCTGCCGGGAGGCGGGGCGGGAGGAGGGGGCCGCCGTGACGACCACGGCGGCGGGGCTGTCCACGCTGGTGCAGCTGGTGGCGGGTGGGCTGGGGGTGACGTTGCTGCCGCGTACGGCTCTGCGGGTGGAGACGTCCCGTAACGACCGGCTGGTCACCGGGTACTTCGCGGATCCGGCGCCGTCGCGGCGGGTGGCGCTGGCGATCCGGTCGGGGGCGGCGCGGCAGGGGGAGTTCGAGGAGTTCGCGGGGGTTTTGCGGGGAGCGCTGGGGGTGTTGCCGGTGCGGTTGTGCCCCTCCCCGCCCCTTCCCTGAACCCTCCGGGGGGGGTGGGTGGCGGAGGCCCGTCTCCCGGGGACTGCGCCCCCGGCCCCCCGTTCGTCTGCAGGTTCGCTGTGGCTGGTCGCGCAGTTCCCCGCGCCCCTGAAGACGCCCCTGCGGGGCGCCCCAGGGGATGCCGCGCAGCGGCATTCAAGGGGCGCGGGGAACTGCGCGAGCAACCCAGCACGGTCCGCAGATGAAGACCCGCACCCCCGGAGGGGCTCCGCGAGCAACCCACCACACACCCGCAGATGAAGACCCGCCCCCCTACTCCGTCCGCAACCCATCCGGCCGCATCAGCCTCCACAGCGGTGGCAAGGACAGCGCCGTCACCAGCAGCACCACCGCCGCGCCGATCCCCACCATCCCCGCCACCGACGGCCAGTCGACGTGGATCGGGTGGCCGACCATGCGGAGCAGGACCGCGCCCAGGCCCAGGCCCACGCCCGAGGCCAGGGTGAGGCCCAGGGCCACCGGGACCGCCGTCTGCCACAGGACCGACCAGCTCAGGGTGGTGCGGCGGGTGCCGAAGGCGACCAGGGACGACAGCAGGCGCTTGCGTTCGCGCAGTTGCTCCAGCATGGAGACCAGCAGGCTCGTGCCGATCAGCATCAGGACCGCCGCGGCCCCGATGTAGAGCCCGCGCCGCACCCCGGAGAACTTCGCGGCCGTCTTGACGGCGTCGAGCGCCCGCGCCCGCGTGAACGGGTCGTCCCGCCACGCCGCGTTCAGCACCCGGTCGGCCACCTGGCCGTCCCCCGGCCGAGTCGTCACGTAGGTCGTGTAGGAGACCGGGACCTTGGTGAACCTGCGCATGGCCCCGGGGGTCGCCAGGAGGCCTCCCCGCTTGGTGCCCAGCGGGTCCACCCGCGCCGGGACCGTGCGCGCGTCGCGCGGCACCGTGTACGGGGTCTCCGGGCCCTTGCGGTCCCCGACCCACGCCGACTCGAAGAGCAGCTTCGCGCCCGGCGCCGCGCCCTCCCCGCCGAACTCGCCGCCCGTCGTCACGAACACGTCGCCGTCCTTGCACGAGGGCAGTTCGCCCACCTCGCGCAGGGCGCGGCAGTCGCCGACCGCCATCTCGACGTACTTCTGGTCGTTCGGATCCGGCGTGTGCAGGCCCACGTTCCCCAGCGTCGTCGTGCCCGTCACCCCCGGCACCGCCTTCACGTTCGCCTCTCGGCGCTCCTGTTCGGCCTTGGGCAGGGTGGACGGCATGGGGACGACCAGCTGGGCCCGCGCCGTGTCCTCGCCGCTGGAGGTCACATAGTCGCCCTCGATGCCGCTGAAGAGCATCTGCAGCGCGATCGCCCCGGCCACCGCCACCGCGATGCCGTTCACCAGACGGGCCGCGGAGCCCGAGTTCAACTGGAGGCGTCGGACCGCCAGTTGCCAGCCGACCCCGCCGCCGCCGAGCCGCCGCACCACCGTCTCGATCAGCCACGGCAGCAGTGCCGTGACCCCGATGAGCAGCAGGACCGTACCGCCGATC encodes the following:
- a CDS encoding AI-2E family transporter; this encodes MSKVPGLLGALGAGLTRMGERLDERRVETEARADAGLDEPGRPASSDDSADGSAVAAGVPSQVSAEASSQTSAAVRTQASAAPGAEEAAAESATGSARQAAPDHVPAPPAYAPAVAARPDPVAAVPWGMRVAAEIGWRLLVLAGTLWVLMRVISAVRLVVLAFVAALFITALLQPTVSRLTRKGLPRGLATAVTAILGFIVMGLIGWFVVWQVMDNLDTLSDKVRAGIEELKRWLLNSPFHVTEDQINQVAKNLSDTIGHNTNEITSAGLQGVTVLVEVLTGILLAMFSTLFLLYDGKNIWHWVLRLVPEQARPAMEGAGPRAWRTLTAYVRGTVIVALIDAIFIGLGIYFLHVPMAVPLAVFIFLFAFIPLVGAVISGALAVVVALVTEGVFTAVMVLAVVLLVQQIEGHVLQPFILGRAVRVHPLAVVLSVAAGGLIGGIGGSVVAVPLVAVTNTVVGYLRATARENALRSAAPPSPAEE
- a CDS encoding alkyl hydroperoxide reductase, coding for MALDELKSALPDYAKDLKLNLGSVIGNSELPAQQLWGTVLACAIAARSPKVLRELEPEAKANLSPEAYTAAKAAAAVMAMNNVFYRTRHLLSDPEYGTLRAGLRMNVIGNPGVEKVDFELWSLAVSAVNGCGQCLDSHEQVLRKAGVDRETIQEAFKIASVIQAVGVTLDAESVLAE
- a CDS encoding peroxiredoxin, which translates into the protein MLTVGDKFPEFDLTACVSLESGKEFEQINHKTYEGKWKIVFAWPKDFTFVCPTEIAAFGKLNDEFADRDAQILGFSGDSEFVHHAWRKDHPDLTDLPFPMMADSKHELMRDLGIEGEDGFAQRAVFIVDQNNEIQFTMVTAGSVGRNPKEVLRVLDALQTDELCPCNWTKGENTLDPVALLSGE
- a CDS encoding hydrogen peroxide-inducible genes activator → MRAFAAVAEHLHFRDAAAAIGMSQPALSGAVSALEEALGVQLLERTTRRVLLSPAGSRLAVRAKAVLEAVGSLLEEAEAVRAPFTGVLRLGVIPTVAPYLLPTVLRLVHDRYPELDLQVHEEQTSSLLDGLAAGRLDVLLLAVPLGVPGVTELPLFDEDFVLVMPQDHWLGGRTDVPREALRELDLLLLDEGHCLRDQALDICREAGREEGAAVTTTAAGLSTLVQLVAGGLGVTLLPRTALRVETSRNDRLVTGYFADPAPSRRVALAIRSGAARQGEFEEFAGVLRGALGVLPVRLCPSPPLP
- a CDS encoding ABC transporter permease, with the protein product MNRLRDLTLGARFALTGGREGWTRTLMTAIGVGLGVALLLATTALPGALSARDARDNARNDYGAGQETPAAADTMLIARTDTVYGGDEIRGRLVQPEGDRAPVPPGLSALPAPGTMVVSPELRDLLRSPGGKLLRERVPYKITGTIGDAGLLGPHELAYYAGSDGLKGHKALAGDRMDVERIKSFPDKKAGEPIDPILALLIVIIFVVLLLPVAVFIAAAVRFGGERRDKRLAALRLVGADSRMTRWIAAGEALAGSLLGLGLGTVFFLIARQYVGEITIARLNVFPSDLNPSALLALLVGAAVPAAAVGVTLFALRGVVIEPLGVVRTSVPRPRRLWWRLLLPVVGLGLLVPMFDKGRDTGFYNQTQVIGGTVLLLIGVTALLPWLIETVVRRLGGGGVGWQLAVRRLQLNSGSAARLVNGIAVAVAGAIALQMLFSGIEGDYVTSSGEDTARAQLVVPMPSTLPKAEQERREANVKAVPGVTGTTTLGNVGLHTPDPNDQKYVEMAVGDCRALREVGELPSCKDGDVFVTTGGEFGGEGAAPGAKLLFESAWVGDRKGPETPYTVPRDARTVPARVDPLGTKRGGLLATPGAMRRFTKVPVSYTTYVTTRPGDGQVADRVLNAAWRDDPFTRARALDAVKTAAKFSGVRRGLYIGAAAVLMLIGTSLLVSMLEQLRERKRLLSSLVAFGTRRTTLSWSVLWQTAVPVALGLTLASGVGLGLGAVLLRMVGHPIHVDWPSVAGMVGIGAAVVLLVTALSLPPLWRLMRPDGLRTE